The following nucleotide sequence is from Ornithodoros turicata isolate Travis chromosome 2, ASM3712646v1, whole genome shotgun sequence.
CTCTAACTTGGACGGATGACGCCATAGCAGCTTTCGACAACATTAAGCAGGCTTTAGCTAACGCCACGCTGCTCGCCCACCTCCGCCCAGATGCGCCAACCTGTCTTATGGTGAACGCATCTTCAGCCGCAGTTGGAGCCGTCCTGCAGCAGAACATGTCCGATgacaaaagggcaagggtgcaggccagctggtacatggtgaaaaaaatggtggtccctttctcgggttccaattttttcaccatgtccGATGACCATACGATTGGCAACCCATTGGCTTCTTTTCCCGAAGTTGAGACCCCCTGAAACGCGCTACAGCACTTTTGGCCGTGAGCTGCTTGCCATCTACCTGAGCACGAAGCATTTTCGCCATTTTCTTGAAGGACGAACTTTCACAatcttcacagatcacaagccGCTCGTCTACGCTTTCCAATCTCCGAGTACGAATCATTCATCAAGAGAGGAGCGCCACCTCTCATTCGTATCTCAATTTAGAACGGACATCAGACATCTACCCGGCATTCGGAACCCTGTTGCTGACGCCCTCAGCCGTGTCAGTATTGCCGGACTGAACTGCGATTCGTCCGCACCGTTAACCTTCGGCGCCATAGCCGACCTGCAGCGCACGGACGTTGAGTTCCAGTTTTACCGTTCTTCTGCTAAGAGCAGCCTTCAACTCCAAGACATTCCTCTCCCAGGGGTTGGAGGTACCATTTGCTGCGACTTGTCAACCGGCAGCCCACGCCCATTTCTTCCTCGGGCCGCTCGCCAACCCGTATTTGATCAGCTGCACTCCATGGCACACCCCGGGATCCGCGCCACCCAGAAGTTGATCTCTTCGCGGTATGTGTGGCCACGTATGCAAGCTGATATCAAGCGTTGGATCCGTTCCTGTATACCGTGCCAGCGATGCAAAGTTTCCAGGCACACCAAGACCGCACCAGCTCAGTTCCTACCACCAGACTCTCGCTTTGATCATATCCACCTGGACATTGTCGGTCCCCTGCCTTAATCTAATGGCCATTGATACCTCCTCACAATGATCGATTGCTTTACGCGCTGGCCCGAAGTCGTCTGTCTCCCCGACATCACAGCCGCCACCGTCGCCGTCTCCCTCGTACAAGCCTGGGTCGCCCGCTTTGGCGTGCCGTCACTCGTCACAACGGACCGCGGACGGCAATTTGAGTCCGCCCTTTTCACTCAACTGACAAACTTGCTCGGCACATCCCGTACAAGAACAACGGCTTACCATCCTGCAGCCAATGGGATGGTTCAACGCTTACACCGCCGGGTTAAAACAGCCATCATGTCTGTATCCCCCGCTTCCTGGACCGATGCCCTCCCCCTCACCCTGCTGTCCCTTAGGGCCACCGTCAAAGAGGACCTGCAATGCTCACCCGCCCAGATGGTTTACGGGACTACTTTACGCCTGCCTGGCGAATTCTTTGCGCATCCCTCGTCAATCGTCCATACCGACCCGACAACCTACCCTGAACGCCTGCGCACGGTCATGCAAGCCCTACCAGCCGTCCGACCCCGCTCACCTTCGCAGCTCTTCACCTATCGCCACCCTCTTCTTGAAACGGCCTCTCACGTCTTCATTCGCCATGACGTGCCCCGAAAGCCTTTGCAGCCCACATATGACGGTCCCTACTAGGTTCTTCAGCGGTCACCGAAACATTTCACCCTCCAGCTCGCTGGCCGCCAGGACACGGTACCTATTGACAGGCTGAAGCCGGCCTTCATCGAAAGCCCCGTTGACGTGTCTCCTGCCACCACGCCTCCCAGTTTGCCTCCCCATCAATTTCTTCCAGAAGACACCACGCAGCCAGTTCGCCGTCGACAGGTTCATTGGGCTCGTCCCCTCAGCTCCACTCCGCATTCCGCAGAAAAACcccgctattccttacgtatatgtaaaggcgacagcgtacgatatactaaaactctaaCTACGTGCATGCACACGTTAGCGTGCCTCTATCCATTGACATCACTCCGGCATGTCTCACCCGGTGTGGGCGCCCTTCGCGTCACCCCCCTCTCCCCCAATAATGGATCGATTCTTTTTCATACCAGGCGATACACGATACACGATAAACACGGTATCACACCACACGTGGGAAAAAAGATCACGCGCCCGCAGAGGGCTCCTCATGTTGTTTTAAATGCGATAACATTTCTTTAACGCACTTTCTGGGCGCCAATGTCCGCGTCGGGTCATGCAGGTTTGAGACCGAAGAGGCCTCTCACTCTCGCGATGCACACTCCATCTGATTTGTTTCTCTATCGCGCCGTCGCGGCTGAGAAGAAACATGTTGGCCGACGGGCTCAGTAGGCAGATTTAGCAGGTTAGAACGTCTTCGTTTCCCAAAACGTGACAAGTCAAGCGCCTGATATCCCGTTGCTCATCTTTGGTTTAACAGCTTTCGTTGTCGTATAGTTTTCGAGTGTAATTTTTTAGAGCACTCCCCAATGCGCGCttctttttgattccgtgttagcgccaccaagcaactgtggctatatgagcagcgtacagacgtgggcagatggggaggggacagcaggaaggagtgggggacagggggtttgtGTTCCACCTGGACCGAGTTCAGGGGGGACTGTGCCGGCAATCGTCCAGACAGTCTGCCGGGATGTCCACGGAAAACATCagtcagcacagccggtggtaagaccccaacccaccacctccctgtcttcagcacgaccttggctacgaGTAACGAGCAGATGCTTTTACCCACCCGGTCATGCCGCTggcggggaaaaaaaagaaaaagaaattataataataatggtgccgtgatgttacacaaTTATCTGCACATaatatggcgacatgttgcacgcgtcgcagggtaggactgcgggtaATTTCGGCAACTTGGAGTTCTTTTGATGTGCGCCGGAAaactccgacacacggtgctggaagcaatgtttacctcccccacattgctacgtcctcggccgggccaacacgttaccgactgagctaccaaGGAGGGCCCGCTGGTAGCTCAGTGTCTGCACAGCGCCTCTCAAATGATGTCGTTCACATCGTCTGGCAACACGGACGCCGCGGAGTTACAGCGTAGGCGGTGTGCTACGGAGCATTCTGTAGGGTTCGCAGATGTGCCACCATTGCTGCGGGAGATGCAGACACGATGGAACGTATGCGGCGTACGGCCGATAATACTAGGAAGCGGGGTGCGACAAGCGTGCCGCCATTACTCGGCCAGCCGTTCAGAAACAGGCAACAAATAGTACAGTAACTTTAACGCCAGGTGACACCCGTGTTTCTGGACGATGCCATGGCAACATGTGGTCGGGTTTCCTGCTGCGCCACACGCACATCATATACGGCCAGAGGGCAGAGAGTGCCCTTCGTCACCTGCAATGCTATTGCACTTCGTACCTGTTTGGCAGTGCACCGAAGAGTACAGTGAATATTTTGGTATCGTCGCGCggcaaagaaagaaaggaagcggTGGTACCGGTGCAGCGCATCACCCGGTTCGGACAGGAACCGTCGCACCACCTTGTGAACCCAGTGTTTGCACCACTCTTTGTACCGCATCGACCTCAATAACGAGTGACGCCCACAACtatatagacgaccctctgctTACAAACAAGTGACGTCACGAAAGGACCGGTTCGAgattatattttgctgtggtgggcaagaagcgggaaaaacgcgtcggctgataggctgatgaAGCTGATAGTACCtgccagcatgctttgcgcggcggtgttacgtaatcaatgacgtaggggctcaggtcgtcGGGTGTAGCCCATTTGAaaccgttaaaaataaacgctCAAGAATAATCGCATAAGTATCcaccgttaaaaataaaacgccCAGTATATACGCTTaagaatccaccattaaaaataaaccgcGTAACTATCCACCTTTAACAATAAATTCTCAAAAAATATACGGTTAacaatatatcgttaaaaatgaactgttcAGAATCCACCCGATTTGATTGGTCGCTGTAGTCAAGTGGTAACGCAACAAACGGGGTTGTCGTTGTCCGCTCTGAAAAATAGTTCTCAACTTCCATTCGTCGTGGCTTGGCCGAACCCCCGGATGACCATTCCGACAGCGCCATACCCGCGGCAAAAAATAGCTCCAAATGTCTAGTGAGTTTTGTGTTGGCTGATCAGACGTGCCAATTTAGatgaatttttttcttctgcttttcGGTCCAAAATATGCTTCTTACCATGAAACAACTGCACGGACACGATGTTTTAGTGTGCTTGTCATCATGCAAGAAAGCTGATACGCTGTTATTAGTGTGTGTCTGTCGATAAAGCCGTGGGCCACATTGCCAAATGTTTAGGTGTTTACTTGTTCTGTTATTGGTGAATCTCATCATATATCACCATCCAAGGAAGGAGCAAGGAAGACATCGCTGTGCCCGATTGGATTCGGGTATCGCGTGATTGTGTACCTGTGCTGCTGCGTAAACGCGAAGTGTGTAACAGCGCTACAGTGGCTAGAAcggcctttttatttatttattaatactgtAAGCCAATATGTGGCCCAAACAGGAGTGGCATACATGTTTGACACATATTCAACAATGGACAACAAAACAGATCTCAGTAAATTGACCCATCAAAACACGATCGTACACTATATCTATTAAATCAACACCACAAGGCATTCTAttgagaacaaaaataaaattgctCCACGGTACTTATAAAATTACCTGACTCGAAAACACTTCCGGGCAATGAATTCCAATCTTCTATCGTTCGAGGAAAGAAACTATATTTAAATGCATTAGTTCTTGCAAAAATTGGTGCTAGCATTTGTTCCCGCTGACTGTGTCGTGTTCTTCTCAACAACGTAGGTTTCAGAGAATTTGGTAAATTTAATGCGACATTTCCCATCAGACCCTTACGAAGAAATAATATCCGACTAATTTTTAAGCCTTGTAGCCACTGTAACGGCACCTCGGAAAAGGACGATGTTACGTGGCTTACGTGGACTTTCATGTTATGCTGCCTGCGCTGGTGACGGTTCAGGGGAGAATTGGATTACCACGCCCCGATCTTTATTTTGAACCATTATTTTCAAGAAGCGAGACACATGCCGTTCACTTGTTAGTCTCATGATCGGATTTGTGCACAGTTTGATGCGGTGTGGTGTCTGGTCTGCTTAGTTACACAAACTGTAGACATTCTGACACGCAAACACAAGAGCATGAGATGATCATAAGCCATTCCCTGCTCCGAGTGCAGGTGGTGCCCAACatctgtttgttttctttttgagcaCTCCCAAGTCAAAGGCATTTTACACTTTGTAGAGGCTTTCAAAACGCGTGGTTGTCGAGTGCCAAGACGTGGGCGCTTGCAACAAGTTGCTATGTTGTTGCTCCGTTTGTTGTTTGGAAAAAGCGTATGCAATGCAAGGGACTGAGCACTCTTGCGCAATTTTAATTgcaagtaccgtattttcacgcgtattagccgcggcttatgcgcgattttttttttcgcggacgctctgggGCTCTTCctcgggtgcggcttatctgatggctatttttccctggtattttccccataccccggattaaacgaaagggccgacagtgcctcatgtttttcggagcaggaccgccctgccagtgcacgaacaataccgaacaggggcgggtccacattcgagtggactgaccttccgaatacattcctCCACGCAGCATTAACAAAAAGGGGTAACAGTgattaatgtctcctggaacaccactaactTGTCAATACaggaaaaacacgcaacaagggcacaatccgatcttaataaaacactagaactgacctcctttgttatacattatTCCGACACCGAaatgtggaccacagggtttatggccttccctacggtctcctttgtcggcagacccacaggaagggttcaatacacctgacatcgggataaaacgtggtcagctaagcgtcagttctcatttgaccagagcagcagctttcgtggacacgggcacggcagttagaggtgaggcatgggtCCCAcgcggaggcacagctacgacagcggcttcaaactaaaagtcgtcgacgtcgcggaccagtacgggaacagggcagctggcagggagtacggcgtcgacgagTTTTAGCAGTTTTAGCGACGCAGGGAGTTGAGCGTCTctactgattttgtttgtgcatcacaggtttagcgcacaaagcagccgcgtcgtattacccgcgtcttatctgcgagtgcggcttatctgcaaaaagattttcaaaatgtatctaaaaacgagtcctgcggcttatctgcggtgcggctaatacgcgtgaaaatacggtatttccGCACTATGTCTGCTTTACATCAGGTCACGCGATCGATTTGTTCTATGAAACATCTGACTTGTTTTGTGTTCAACGGTATGACATGTAGTAAAATTTGCTGAAGAAGCGAGACATTGAGAGTTACACAGCCACATGCATGTGCAACAGTAGGAGGAgagcaaaaatataaaaaatgaaCATGAAAAAAATGCAATGGTACCCATACACACAGGCAAAACATGTATAAGTTCAGTAGCAGTAGAAATAGCAGACAGGAGAAGTGAAGGGAGAGACAGGTTTACTACAAAATACTCAAGAAATTTAAGGGGCACCTATGTGGGATGTAAGGTAATAGAATCAATGTGTTGAACTGATTGTTGCACAAAGCAGAAGGCTTCTTCATGATCATACGTATATCGCTGGCAAAGTGTTAAATCCGGCATTCTATAGAATGCCCTGCCACCGCCCAGGCATTTTATAAACTATTCGAAATCAGCCGGCAAAGTGTGAAATGAAATGCATTTCATACATTGTCTTGGCATTCTATAGAATATGTACAGAATGTGTACGCTGTGGTAAGCAAAGTgcgaaaaatttttttttcgtcatgcaaaatataaacaaaactACATAAGTCAGTAACGACGGATGAACAGTGTACTTCTACCCACTCTGGCCCTGTGTTGATGCAAAATATACTCAAAACTAACCAAGTCGCGACGGATGAGCAGTCTATGGGCCGATCCCCTCTGGTCGCATGTTTTTGCAAAAAATACACGCCAAAACTCACCAAAAATTAGATACTTCATTCGTCAACAAGTGTTTACTGTCGAGAAGAAACATTTTTCATACTTTGCCCGAAGCGGCTTTGGCAATGTACAGAATGCCCAGGCAGAGTGTGAAAGACTTCTACCAGGAATCAGATTTCATACTTTGCGAAAACGATCTGGGTATTCAACAGAATACTTTGCTGGTAACATATGCTCCAGTGAGACCGACAACTGCAATCTGAAGAGCACAATCTTTGTGGCTACTCAGAAACATTCTTAGTGTTACAAAAGGGCATATACATCATCAGGTTTTAAACAAAGTGGTACTGGCCAATGTAATTGTAAGGGATTACTTCGTCAGACTGACATATGAAGCATGTAGTCTACGCCGCCTTCTACATTGTCTTGATTCACAGGGGATGGCTTTGCTCATTTTGAGCAGGCGGTGGCAGTGTTTGCCACTTCATGTTTCATGAGCAGGGCATCATCATTTAATATGCTCAGGACCAATTACTACGCAAGATGAAAGCTACATGTTATAGTAATGCTAGCGCAAGTTTAAAGGATTGAAGTTATTCTTGCTATTTCCTATGAAAGCAGGGTGCACGTCTTTCGCTTACTGTTAAAATATATGCAAAGTGTCAGATAATGGTAGAGTGCCTGTTATCAAGTTCTCAGAGGAAGTAATGATACCGTACGTGGTAGGAGGAGAACGCCTGATTTGCTTGTACTCATTGTCCATTCTCCGCACTAAAGTTCCCACGATAAACCATCCCAAAATCTGCCATGAGCATTGCAATCCCCTGCCTCTGTCCACCATACAAAAtgaaatataacaaacaaatgTTGTAGTGCAGTAATGTGGATCATTCCAATGGAGGCAAGTTCATGTTATTGAGCTCGTTTATGGACCGAACTGTTTAGAAATAACAGGTATGAACCACTATATTTGCCTTTCGGAGCCGTACCCTTATAATCAAACAGgaacatacctaagacgttttTCTTGCTCCTACAGATCCCCACGAAATTGAGCAGGTAATTAACGGCCTCAAAAAACACGTTCGGTCCGCTACGATCGGATCTCAACTGAACTTGTCATGCGGTTCCTTTCTCTCTGAGCCCATGGCAACCCTTGTCAACAAAATGTTTGAGACTGGGGTGTACCCCTCAGAGTTAAAAATAGCAAGGGTCATATCTATATACAAAATGGTGCTAAACAAGGAGTTCAGAACTACAGGCCTATAGCTATTCTTCTGGTCCTGAGCAAGATTGTGGAAATGCAAATCTTAAAGCGCTTGCAGCATTTCTTTGATTGTCACATGTTATTGACACCTTTTCAGTATGGTTTCTCTAAAGCAAAATCAATAGAGTTGGCCTTTGTGAATGCAACATACGACATAAAACAACATTGATCAGCAGCTGCTGACTATGGAAATATTTATTGACTTAAAAAAAGCATTTGATCTGTTTGATCACACCATACTACTAAGGAAGCTCCCCAGGTATGGTGTATGTGGCGTCCCCCAGAGCTACCTTAGCAGCAGATATCAGTATGTACAGATCTGTGAAGCATAGTCACGCATGTTTCCAATAAACAGTGGCATTCCACAGGGGTCAATTTTCGTCCTATTTCTCTTCCTAGTATATGACGTAGTGGACTATTTACGAGCTACATGTATAATATATGCGGATGGCGCAAACATCTTTGTCGAGGGTAATGATGCACGCTCATTGTTTTCCAAAGCTAACGCAGTTCTTCTGAGGTATTCAACATGGTTATCTCCGAACAGATATATTGAAAATGCTAGTAAATCTAGCTACATCATATTTCATTCGTAACAGGAAGCAATCGCAAAAACCCTCACTATAACGCCCCCCCTCATTATAAACTGCAATTTGGGGACGATGAGATAAATAGATTCTCGTACCTGGTACCTGTACTGAGGTACCAACTGCCCTGCTTCAGTACGTCAAGCTATTGGATAATAATTTCAAAAAGCAGTTCATCTTACGAACTAATAAAGCTTTCTTATGCCATTCTAAAATGCAAACAACTGAGCGAAAAGAGGTGCCGAGACCGCGAATTGAACAGATCAGAAGaaccaggttcgattcctggcgtcagcacctcttttccctgaggtGTTTGAATTTGCGAATGGCATCAGAAGTCCTTATCAGTTCACAAGCAGAACTGCTTTTTGAAATTACTTtccaatagcttgaagtgctgAAGCAGGGTAGTTGGTATGTTACCGTAACAAATGGAAACGCGTGGAAATGGAAAAGTGACACATCCACATGAAATGAAGAAGGAACAGAGAGACCGCGTACTCTCAACTGAAAAGTTATTGATAACACACACTCTAAAATACCAGCTTTGTTAAGGTGTCATCAGTAACTCACCGACAGCGATTTGCGAGGACAAAAACGTCTATTCTTGCGGAACACATACGAACAAGAGCTCTTCTTTCTGCAACTCTATAGAAGGGATGCTCACACAGTTCTTTCCTTCATGTGTGTCGCTTGCTGCATTTACATTTGTTACTATCAGATAGCCTTCCCAGTTTCCTTTCTGTCATTTTGAAACACTACCTCCAATATTGAATACGTGCTCTACACATGGCAAACGAATACTCTACAAAAATGACTGACTTCACCGTCGCTTTGCTTTTCATTGTTGCTTAGTATCCTCATACAGAGGCAGATCCAGGATATTTctagaaagggggggggggggggtcctgccTTGCACAACATGCTATTGCACAACcaaggtcaattgaaactctaCGTAACAACAGAAATTGAGGGTGGGgtcagaaccccccccccccccatcaatcCGCCCGTCCTCATAAACGGTTATTAGGGAATTTTAGAATGAAAACGATATGATAAAACCAGCT
It contains:
- the LOC135384353 gene encoding uncharacterized protein LOC135384353 → MIDCFTRWPEVVCLPDITAATVAVSLVQAWVARFGVPSLVTTDRGRQFESALFTQLTNLLGTSRTRTTAYHPAANGMVQRLHRRVKTAIMSVSPASWTDALPLTLLSLRATVKEDLQCSPAQMVYGTTLRLPGEFFAHPSSIVHTDPTTYPERLRTVMQALPAVRPRSPSQLFTYRHPLLETASHVFIRHDVPRKPLQPTYDGPY